The following are from one region of the Aspergillus chevalieri M1 DNA, chromosome 1, nearly complete sequence genome:
- the RPC11 gene encoding DNA-directed RNA polymerase III core subunit RPC11 (BUSCO:EOG0926539T;~COG:K;~EggNog:ENOG410PQ6F;~InterPro:IPR001529,IPR012164,IPR001222,IPR034014;~PFAM:PF01096,PF02150;~go_function: GO:0003676 - nucleic acid binding [Evidence IEA];~go_function: GO:0008270 - zinc ion binding [Evidence IEA];~go_process: GO:0006351 - transcription, DNA-templated [Evidence IEA];~go_process: GO:0042779 - tRNA 3'-trailer cleavage [Evidence IEA]), which produces MPLTFCPNCSNVLTISRADPSPKYPLGVNRFECRTCPYQYILKSGWSEKTPMKQKEVEDVFGGKEEFANADSMGTQCPAENCNGDRAYFFQLQIRSADEPMTTFLKCTTCGARWREN; this is translated from the exons ATGCCGTTGACTT TCTGCCCCAACTGTAGTAACGTACTAACCATCTCCCGCGCCGATCCGTCCCCCAAGTACCCTCTGGGCGTCAACCGATTCGAATGCCGCACATGTCCCTATCAATATATCCTGAAGAGCGGGTGGTCCGAGAAAACGCCCATGAAACagaaggaggttgaggatgtCTTTGGCGGCAAGGAAGAGTTTGCGAACGCAGATAGCATGGGCA CGCAATGTCCGGCAGAGAACTGCAATGGAGACCGGGCATACTTCTTCCAGTTGCAGATTCGGAGTGCTGATGAACCTATGACTACATTCCTGAAG TGTACTACATGCGGAGCGAGATGGCGTGAAAACTaa